One genomic region from Skermania piniformis encodes:
- a CDS encoding Zn-ribbon domain-containing OB-fold protein, whose translation MADTPFAPGVFTDGSDGPRLVGGRCTDCGSVTFPAPPSCARCGAVAVEQHPLARRGTLWTFTTQGFLPKEPYAGGETPETFQPYGVGLVELGGEVRVEARLTTADIDRLAIGMEMELVLVPFGGALSYAFAPVEGA comes from the coding sequence ATGGCAGATACGCCTTTCGCGCCTGGCGTGTTCACCGACGGCTCCGACGGCCCCCGCCTCGTCGGTGGGCGATGCACGGACTGCGGTTCGGTCACATTCCCCGCTCCGCCATCCTGCGCCCGATGTGGTGCGGTCGCGGTCGAGCAGCATCCGCTCGCCCGGCGGGGCACGTTGTGGACGTTCACCACCCAGGGCTTCCTCCCCAAGGAGCCGTACGCCGGCGGCGAGACGCCGGAGACATTCCAGCCGTACGGGGTGGGGTTGGTCGAGCTCGGCGGGGAGGTGCGGGTCGAGGCCCGGCTGACCACCGCCGACATCGATCGGCTCGCCATCGGGATGGAGATGGAGCTCGTGCTCGTGCCGTTCGGCGGCGCACTTTCGTATGCGTTCGCGCCGGTGGAAGGGGCCTGA
- a CDS encoding thiolase family protein, which translates to MTEVAIVGVGLHPFGRFGAKSAIDMGAEAARAALADAGAEWRDVQFGFGGSFEVDNPDAVTGRLGLTGIPFMDVYNGCATAATCLQLTADGIRSGQYDLGIAVGMDKHGHGAFTSDPVDYGAPAWYGEQGFFLTTKFFAMKINRYMYDHGISHETLAKVAAKNYRNGSLNPNALRRKAIPESEILASRMLNYPLTQYMFCSPDEGAAAVLMCRADQAHRYTSTPIFLRATALRTRRYGAFEVHASWAAVEQDAAPTVYASRAAYEQAGIGPEDVDVIQLQDTDAGAEVIHMAENGFCADGEQEKLVAEGATEIGGRLPTNTDGGLIANGEPIGASGLRQVYELTQQLRGTAGDRQVPGNPRVGYAQLYGAPGTAGVSILSR; encoded by the coding sequence ATGACCGAGGTGGCGATCGTCGGGGTCGGCCTGCACCCGTTCGGCCGGTTCGGCGCCAAGTCCGCGATCGACATGGGTGCCGAGGCGGCCCGGGCCGCCTTGGCCGACGCCGGTGCCGAATGGCGCGACGTGCAGTTCGGGTTCGGCGGCAGCTTCGAGGTGGACAACCCGGACGCGGTGACCGGTCGGCTGGGCCTGACCGGTATCCCGTTCATGGACGTCTACAACGGCTGCGCGACCGCGGCGACCTGCCTGCAACTCACGGCGGACGGCATCCGCTCCGGGCAGTACGACCTGGGCATCGCGGTCGGGATGGACAAGCACGGGCACGGCGCGTTCACCTCCGATCCGGTCGACTACGGCGCGCCGGCCTGGTACGGCGAGCAGGGCTTCTTCCTGACCACGAAGTTCTTCGCGATGAAGATCAACCGGTACATGTACGACCACGGGATCTCGCACGAGACCCTGGCGAAGGTGGCCGCGAAGAACTACCGCAACGGTTCGTTGAACCCGAACGCGCTGCGCCGCAAGGCAATTCCTGAGTCGGAGATCCTCGCCTCGCGAATGCTCAACTACCCGTTGACCCAGTACATGTTCTGCTCGCCGGACGAGGGTGCGGCAGCGGTGCTGATGTGCCGGGCCGACCAGGCGCACCGCTACACCTCGACCCCGATCTTTCTGCGGGCCACAGCGTTACGGACGCGGCGGTACGGTGCGTTCGAGGTGCACGCCTCCTGGGCGGCGGTCGAGCAGGACGCGGCGCCCACGGTGTACGCGTCCCGCGCGGCCTACGAGCAGGCCGGGATCGGACCGGAGGACGTGGACGTGATCCAGCTGCAGGACACCGACGCCGGTGCCGAGGTGATCCACATGGCGGAGAACGGGTTCTGCGCCGACGGCGAGCAGGAGAAGCTGGTCGCCGAGGGGGCCACCGAGATCGGCGGGCGACTGCCGACCAACACCGACGGTGGCCTGATCGCCAACGGCGAGCCGATCGGTGCGTCCGGGCTGCGGCAGGTGTACGAGCTGACCCAACAGCTGCGCGGCACCGCCGGCGACCGGCAGGTCCCGGGCAACCCGCGGGTGGGTTACGCCCAGCTCTACGGTGCGCCGGGGACGGCGGGGGTGTCGATCCTGTCCCGGTGA
- a CDS encoding NAD(+) synthase, which yields MTVIRQSADFRNIYRHGFARVAACTLPVAIADPATNAQRIAEQVLVCHDDGVAVALFPELSVSGYAIDDLLLQDVLLDAVDAAIATLARATAGLLPMVVVGAPVLVDGRLYNCAVVLHDGVVLGVVPKSFLPNYREFYEKRQFAAGDEPARPVLDRPHWPGADPAGQVPFGSDLLFAATDLPGLILHVEVCEDMWVPVPPSARAALAGATVLLNLSASPITVGRAADRQLLARSASARCNAAYVYASASAGESTTDLSWDGMTMVYECGELLGESERFPAAAARTVVDVDLDRLRQERLRQGSFDDNRRAEGVLGRDGQSFRTIGFTLHPPDGDLGLRRRVDRFPFVPDDPALLAQDCYEAYNIQVSGLEQRLRAIGSAKLVIGVSGGLDSTHALIVAAQAMDRLGRPRTDILAFTLPGFATTEHTRSNAAALARALGVTFETIDIRPLAAQMLRDLGHPAGDGAQVYDVTFENVQAGLRTDLLFRAANQRGGIVLGTGDLSELALGWCTYGVGDQMSHYGVNAGIPKTLIQHLIRWVMSTDQFDGAVNTTLVSILDTEITPELIPTKPGERPQATQDSVGPYPLQDFTLYYVLRRGYRPAKIAFLAEAAWRDASVGDWPAGYPVDERAAYDLATIRHWLEVFIRRFFGNQFKRSALPNGPKVVAGGSLSPRGDWRMPSDAVAAAWLADLASVRPD from the coding sequence GTGACCGTCATCCGTCAGTCGGCCGATTTCCGCAACATCTACCGGCACGGCTTCGCCCGGGTCGCGGCGTGCACCCTGCCGGTAGCCATCGCCGATCCGGCGACCAACGCGCAACGCATCGCCGAGCAGGTGCTGGTCTGCCACGACGACGGGGTCGCGGTCGCGTTGTTTCCGGAGCTGTCGGTGTCCGGGTACGCGATCGACGATCTGCTCCTGCAGGACGTGCTGCTGGACGCGGTGGACGCGGCGATCGCCACCCTGGCGCGAGCCACTGCCGGGCTGTTGCCCATGGTGGTCGTGGGTGCTCCGGTGCTGGTTGATGGTCGGCTCTACAACTGCGCGGTCGTACTGCACGACGGCGTGGTGCTCGGGGTGGTGCCCAAGTCGTTTCTGCCGAACTACCGGGAGTTCTACGAGAAGCGGCAGTTCGCCGCCGGCGATGAGCCGGCCCGGCCGGTGTTGGATCGGCCGCACTGGCCCGGCGCCGACCCGGCCGGGCAGGTCCCGTTCGGGTCGGATCTGCTGTTCGCGGCGACCGATCTGCCGGGCCTGATCCTGCACGTGGAGGTCTGTGAGGACATGTGGGTGCCGGTGCCGCCGAGCGCCCGGGCCGCGCTCGCCGGCGCCACGGTGCTGCTGAATCTGTCCGCGTCGCCGATCACCGTCGGGCGGGCGGCGGACCGGCAGCTGCTGGCCCGATCGGCGTCCGCGCGGTGCAACGCCGCCTACGTCTACGCATCGGCCAGCGCGGGGGAGAGCACCACCGACCTGTCCTGGGACGGGATGACCATGGTTTACGAGTGCGGTGAGCTGCTCGGTGAGAGCGAGCGCTTCCCGGCAGCGGCGGCCCGGACGGTGGTGGATGTCGATCTGGACCGGTTGCGGCAGGAACGGCTGCGGCAGGGCAGTTTCGACGACAATCGGCGTGCCGAGGGGGTGCTCGGCCGGGACGGGCAGTCGTTCCGCACGATCGGGTTCACGCTGCACCCGCCGGACGGTGACCTCGGGTTGCGCCGCCGGGTGGACCGGTTCCCGTTCGTTCCGGACGACCCCGCGCTGCTCGCACAGGATTGCTACGAGGCCTACAACATCCAGGTATCCGGCCTGGAACAGCGGTTGCGCGCGATCGGGTCGGCGAAGCTGGTGATCGGGGTCAGCGGCGGGCTGGACTCCACGCACGCGTTGATTGTCGCCGCCCAGGCGATGGACCGGCTGGGTCGGCCGCGCACCGATATTCTGGCGTTCACCCTGCCCGGGTTTGCCACCACCGAGCACACCCGGAGCAACGCGGCAGCGCTGGCGCGGGCGTTGGGGGTCACGTTCGAGACGATCGATATCCGCCCGTTGGCCGCCCAGATGCTGCGCGATCTCGGGCATCCGGCCGGCGACGGTGCGCAGGTGTACGACGTGACCTTCGAGAACGTCCAGGCGGGCCTGCGTACCGACCTGCTGTTCCGGGCGGCGAATCAGCGCGGCGGGATCGTGCTGGGCACCGGTGACCTGTCCGAGCTGGCGCTGGGCTGGTGTACCTACGGGGTAGGCGACCAGATGAGCCACTACGGGGTCAATGCCGGCATCCCGAAAACGCTGATCCAGCACCTGATCCGGTGGGTGATGAGCACCGATCAGTTCGATGGTGCGGTGAACACGACGCTGGTCTCGATCCTGGATACCGAGATCACCCCGGAGCTGATCCCGACCAAGCCGGGGGAGCGGCCGCAGGCCACCCAGGATTCGGTGGGGCCGTATCCGTTGCAGGACTTCACGCTGTACTACGTGCTGCGTCGCGGCTATCGGCCGGCGAAGATCGCCTTCCTGGCCGAGGCGGCGTGGCGGGACGCATCGGTGGGTGACTGGCCGGCGGGCTATCCGGTCGACGAGCGCGCCGCCTACGACCTGGCGACGATCCGCCATTGGCTGGAGGTGTTCATCCGGCGATTCTTCGGTAACCAGTTCAAGCGGTCCGCACTGCCGAACGGGCCGAAAGTGGTGGCCGGTGGGTCGTTGTCCCCACGCGGCGACTGGCGCATGCCGTCGGACGCGGTCGCCGCGGCGTGGTTGGCCGACCTGGCGAGCGTGCGACCGGACTGA
- a CDS encoding AraC family transcriptional regulator produces the protein MDWDQPRPPVSLLLMTQIATLSGADPRDCLAGTGLTPQQLLDPRVEVTPRHDLAVARNLLTLIPNGHPGLATGSRFRLSEQGIYGFALLSSPTLRDAITVGIQFLDLAFAMGTVQARTAPDGTEHLVLDAPEVPPTLRRFYVERDAASIMTIQRGLLPDRSVIRHVEFAFPAPESLDRYVEVFGVRPDFDAAETVLVVDASELDRPLPGANPHTSAHAVAQCRQLLDSRRARTGVAGRVRDELVARIDDPPPLDDVAAILHLSGRTLRKHLTNEGTSYRLLLDEVREHLAEELLLTARLPVEQIAHRLGYREVTSFSQAFRRWKGVGPREFRSRYSTSP, from the coding sequence GTGGATTGGGACCAGCCGCGGCCGCCGGTGAGCCTGCTGCTCATGACCCAGATCGCGACCCTGTCCGGCGCCGATCCGCGGGACTGCCTGGCCGGTACCGGACTCACCCCGCAGCAGCTGCTCGACCCGCGGGTGGAGGTGACGCCGCGGCACGACCTCGCCGTGGCACGCAACCTGCTGACACTGATCCCGAACGGCCACCCTGGGCTGGCGACGGGCAGCCGGTTCCGGTTGAGCGAGCAGGGAATCTACGGCTTCGCGCTGCTCAGCAGCCCGACCTTGCGGGACGCGATCACGGTCGGGATCCAGTTCCTCGATCTGGCCTTCGCGATGGGCACGGTGCAGGCCCGCACCGCACCGGACGGCACCGAGCACCTGGTGCTCGATGCCCCGGAGGTGCCGCCTACCCTGCGCCGCTTCTACGTCGAACGCGACGCGGCGTCGATCATGACGATCCAGCGGGGGCTCCTGCCCGACCGCTCGGTGATCCGGCACGTCGAGTTCGCCTTCCCCGCACCGGAGAGCCTCGACCGCTACGTCGAGGTGTTCGGTGTCCGGCCGGACTTCGACGCAGCCGAAACCGTCCTCGTCGTCGACGCGAGCGAACTCGACCGGCCGCTACCGGGCGCCAATCCGCACACGTCCGCGCACGCGGTAGCGCAATGTCGGCAGCTGCTCGACTCCCGCCGGGCCCGGACCGGGGTCGCCGGGCGGGTGCGCGACGAGCTGGTCGCACGGATCGACGATCCGCCTCCGCTCGACGACGTCGCGGCGATACTGCACCTGAGCGGACGTACGCTGCGCAAACACCTGACGAACGAGGGCACCTCGTACCGGCTCCTGCTCGACGAGGTCCGCGAGCACCTGGCCGAGGAGTTGCTGCTCACCGCCCGGCTGCCGGTCGAACAGATCGCCCACCGGCTGGGGTATCGAGAGGTCACCAGCTTCTCCCAGGCCTTCCGGCGGTGGAAGGGAGTCGGGCCGCGCGAGTTCCGGTCGCGATACTCGACGTCACCCTGA
- a CDS encoding enoyl-CoA hydratase/isomerase family protein yields the protein MRKNSAALADTRFDRLEVTIDGTVAVVRMDGGPLGMLDRPLVADLAGLVDVADRDPAVRAVVLTGARPDRFAGHADVRWMREGSDNSPPVGRRGAVAALRFVGAAARSVRFRAAASRTVLAGVLELDRFHDTFVRMNSSSVIYLAAINGAALGGGAELAWACDIRLIADHADACLGQPEVLMGFHPGGGGTQRLTHLVGPQRALRMILDGAPIDAARALEIGAVDAVVDPADLVGEAIGWARRLAARPAAAVGAIKRAVYFAASRPLSEGLLAERSEFLQVLATPQTREIMHAYIRDYEAAGRLLLHDPEARDQALQHGHWPVAGG from the coding sequence ATGCGAAAGAACTCGGCAGCGTTGGCCGATACCCGATTCGATCGGCTCGAGGTGACCATCGACGGCACGGTTGCCGTCGTCCGGATGGACGGTGGTCCACTCGGCATGCTCGACCGGCCGTTGGTCGCCGACCTGGCGGGCCTGGTCGATGTCGCCGACCGCGACCCGGCGGTCCGCGCGGTCGTCCTGACCGGGGCGCGGCCCGACCGGTTCGCCGGCCACGCCGACGTCCGCTGGATGCGCGAAGGGTCGGACAACAGTCCCCCCGTCGGCCGCCGGGGCGCGGTCGCCGCGCTGCGGTTCGTCGGTGCCGCCGCGCGATCGGTGCGGTTCCGCGCGGCGGCGAGCCGCACCGTCCTCGCCGGCGTGCTGGAGCTGGACCGCTTCCACGACACGTTCGTCCGGATGAACTCCAGCAGTGTGATCTATCTGGCGGCGATCAACGGCGCTGCGCTGGGCGGCGGCGCAGAGCTGGCCTGGGCCTGCGATATCCGGCTGATCGCCGACCACGCCGACGCCTGTCTCGGCCAACCCGAGGTGCTGATGGGTTTCCACCCGGGCGGCGGCGGTACGCAGCGGCTCACCCACCTGGTCGGACCGCAACGGGCACTGCGGATGATCCTGGACGGCGCACCGATCGACGCTGCCCGAGCGCTCGAGATCGGTGCCGTCGACGCGGTGGTCGACCCGGCGGACCTGGTCGGGGAAGCGATCGGGTGGGCCCGCCGACTGGCCGCCCGGCCGGCCGCAGCGGTCGGCGCGATCAAGCGGGCGGTGTATTTCGCCGCGTCCCGGCCGTTGTCCGAGGGTCTGCTGGCCGAACGATCGGAGTTCCTGCAGGTGCTGGCGACGCCGCAGACCCGGGAGATCATGCACGCCTATATCCGGGACTACGAGGCTGCCGGCCGGTTGCTGTTACACGACCCCGAGGCTCGGGATCAAGCGCTGCAGCACGGTCACTGGCCGGTCGCAGGTGGCTAG
- a CDS encoding acyl-CoA dehydrogenase family protein codes for MSIEFTLTEAQAELRDTARVFAATHLAPLVEQVRTTPDPYQAALLTRPAHAAAVRAGLLKGMIPEIFGGTMNSGVDAAIVTEELAAVMPDFVAAMAGVMLALTPVYLGGDPEQTRRFLAPFLAGTGSPQAVMALSEPAGSANFAASPPAAGLQTTAVLDGDEWVITGEKQWSANLGGWDGAGPDLMVVACRTPGGVSLIGVERAHVTRENLVVLDTLDMPGLRGHLTQRVRLEQVRVPRHNLIGPEGLGAELTYAAFTASGAAVGLLAVGSMRAAFDIAFRFAKEQTRGGDVPIIGHRPVSDILGDAKGRIEAVRLLSWRALDAVVGGQPGALELALHAKIFGSETAVDVINQLIRVVGVTAYDRNFPLVHHLLDALAYPIFEGGNIGVRRRQLADVLAADGWHPLTASGLK; via the coding sequence ATGTCCATCGAATTCACTCTCACCGAAGCGCAAGCCGAACTGCGCGACACCGCGCGCGTATTCGCTGCGACCCACCTGGCTCCGCTCGTCGAGCAGGTGCGTACTACCCCCGACCCGTACCAGGCGGCGCTGCTGACCCGACCGGCGCACGCGGCGGCCGTCCGCGCCGGACTGTTGAAAGGCATGATCCCGGAAATCTTCGGCGGCACGATGAACAGCGGCGTCGACGCCGCGATCGTCACCGAAGAACTCGCCGCGGTGATGCCGGACTTCGTCGCCGCCATGGCCGGCGTCATGCTCGCGCTCACCCCGGTCTACCTGGGCGGCGACCCGGAACAGACCCGGCGATTCCTGGCCCCGTTCCTGGCCGGCACCGGGTCGCCGCAGGCGGTCATGGCACTCAGCGAGCCGGCCGGTTCGGCCAACTTCGCCGCGTCGCCGCCGGCCGCGGGCCTGCAGACGACGGCCGTCCTCGACGGCGACGAATGGGTGATCACCGGCGAGAAGCAGTGGTCGGCCAATCTCGGCGGCTGGGACGGCGCCGGCCCGGATCTGATGGTCGTCGCGTGCCGAACGCCGGGTGGGGTGTCGCTCATCGGCGTCGAGCGCGCCCACGTCACCCGGGAGAACCTGGTCGTGCTGGACACACTCGATATGCCCGGGCTGCGCGGGCACCTCACCCAGCGGGTGCGGCTCGAGCAGGTGCGCGTGCCGCGGCACAACCTGATCGGCCCGGAGGGGCTGGGCGCCGAACTGACCTACGCGGCGTTCACCGCGAGCGGCGCGGCGGTCGGCCTGCTCGCCGTCGGCTCGATGCGCGCCGCGTTCGATATCGCGTTCCGCTTCGCCAAGGAACAGACCCGCGGTGGCGATGTCCCGATCATCGGACACCGGCCGGTGTCCGACATCCTCGGCGACGCCAAGGGCCGGATCGAAGCCGTCCGGCTGCTGTCCTGGCGCGCGCTCGATGCCGTCGTCGGCGGACAGCCCGGCGCTCTGGAACTGGCTCTGCACGCCAAGATCTTCGGCTCGGAGACCGCGGTCGACGTGATCAACCAACTGATCCGGGTGGTCGGCGTCACGGCGTACGACCGGAACTTCCCACTCGTGCATCACCTGCTCGATGCGCTCGCCTACCCGATCTTCGAGGGCGGCAACATCGGTGTTCGCCGCCGGCAGCTGGCCGATGTGCTGGCCGCCGACGGCTGGCACCCACTCACCGCGTCCGGCCTGAAGTAA
- a CDS encoding NADH:flavin oxidoreductase/NADH oxidase family protein, with the protein MAQSPHRPEHLARPLPLPSGSSLANRIAKSALSEGLGDRDQAPTPSLIRLYRRWADSGAGLLITGNIMVDRRALGEVGNVAIEDDRHQELLRAWAAAATASGAQAWVQLNHPGRQAPRALNRTAPVAPSAIAVSGAPGAFGTPRALTTPEIEEIIGRFATAARVAVAAGFTGVQIHAAHGYLISQFLSPLTNRRDDEWGGSPHRRRRFLLEIVRAVRAELGPAVPIGVKLNSADFQRGGMTEDESIEVVLALVAAGVDLLEVSGGNYESTAFMGAAGVAASTRAREAYFLDYAERVRAAVTRAGHDLPLMVTGGFRTATVMDAAIADGAVDLVGLGRPLIIEPDLPRRILAGASGARRIEVKPIRIKHLEGMGELLWYGVQIRRLGRGKDPDPDRHPLRNLPQYLSNAGMLPTRRGFAA; encoded by the coding sequence ATGGCGCAATCACCGCACCGGCCGGAGCACTTGGCACGGCCGCTGCCGCTGCCGTCGGGCAGCTCGCTCGCCAATCGCATCGCCAAATCGGCACTCAGCGAAGGCCTGGGCGACCGCGATCAGGCACCGACCCCGAGTCTGATCCGGCTCTACCGCCGCTGGGCCGATTCCGGCGCCGGCTTGCTGATCACCGGCAACATCATGGTGGACCGACGCGCGCTCGGCGAGGTCGGCAACGTCGCCATCGAGGACGACCGGCACCAAGAGCTGCTGCGCGCCTGGGCCGCCGCCGCGACCGCATCGGGCGCCCAGGCCTGGGTGCAGCTCAACCACCCCGGCCGGCAGGCACCGCGGGCACTCAATCGGACGGCTCCGGTGGCACCGTCCGCGATCGCCGTGAGCGGCGCACCCGGTGCGTTCGGGACACCCCGAGCGCTGACGACGCCGGAAATCGAGGAGATCATCGGCCGATTTGCCACCGCCGCCCGGGTCGCGGTGGCCGCGGGATTCACCGGCGTCCAGATCCATGCCGCGCACGGCTACCTGATCAGCCAGTTTCTGTCGCCGCTGACCAACCGCCGGGATGACGAATGGGGCGGTAGCCCGCACCGCCGCCGCCGCTTTCTCCTGGAGATCGTGCGCGCGGTCCGCGCCGAACTCGGCCCGGCCGTGCCGATCGGGGTCAAGCTGAACTCGGCCGACTTCCAACGCGGCGGCATGACCGAAGACGAATCGATCGAGGTCGTTCTGGCGCTCGTCGCAGCGGGCGTCGACCTGCTCGAGGTCTCCGGCGGCAACTACGAGTCGACCGCTTTCATGGGCGCCGCCGGAGTGGCGGCCTCGACCCGGGCCCGCGAAGCCTACTTCCTCGACTACGCCGAGCGGGTTCGCGCCGCCGTCACCCGGGCCGGCCACGATCTGCCGCTCATGGTGACCGGCGGCTTCCGCACCGCGACCGTGATGGATGCGGCGATCGCCGACGGCGCGGTCGACCTCGTCGGCCTGGGCCGCCCGCTGATCATCGAACCGGATCTGCCCCGCCGGATTCTGGCCGGCGCGTCCGGCGCCCGCCGCATCGAGGTCAAACCGATCCGGATCAAGCATCTGGAAGGCATGGGTGAGCTGCTCTGGTACGGCGTGCAGATCCGTCGGCTCGGCCGCGGTAAGGACCCCGACCCCGACCGGCACCCGTTGCGCAACCTGCCGCAGTACCTGAGCAACGCCGGGATGCTCCCGACCCGCCGCGGCTTCGCCGCCTAG
- a CDS encoding glycosyltransferase → MSPEQLLATEPAPSDLGTPDRVATLLQRVILPRPGEPLDVRTLYLEESPTNARRAHAPTRTELQLGAESETSFCTYFNAFPASYWRRWSVLGEVLLRLTLTGHGRVDVYRSKADGSRIHVRGAEFRDGELEFEVSLAPFEDGGWIWFDVTTDTDATLVEAGWYASSAPPDAGTIAVGMPTFNRPADLVTTLAALGADPLVADKISAVIIADQGSHKVVYQPGFAEAARGFGDRLAVYDQPNLGGSGGYSRVMYEALKTTDAEYLVYMDDDIEIEPDSILRALAFARFARSPLLVGGQMLNLQERSHLHVMGEVVDRGIWMWSAPPNVEYDHDFAKYPLRDRDNSKLLHRRIDVDFNGWWTCVIPRRVAEEIGQPLPLFLKWDDVEYGLRAREHGYPTVTLPGAAVWHMAWSDKDDAIDWQAYFHLRNRLVVAALYQPGDGQGLIRNSVKATLKHLLCLEYSTVAIQNEAIRDFMRGPEALFELLPTALGKVADLRREYPDAVILPSSTELPLASGAGVGAVGDPGGTLAKVRRLGKGIVHNLRRPAAAHHDRPQLNVPTLDARWYLLSQVDGVTVTTADGRGVVYRKRDPRIARELLTEALRLRRELARRFPELKTEYRAAHAELSSRQRWAAAFGAGAAE, encoded by the coding sequence GTGAGTCCGGAGCAACTGTTGGCGACCGAACCCGCGCCGTCCGACCTCGGTACGCCGGATCGGGTGGCCACCCTGCTGCAGCGGGTGATCCTGCCCCGGCCGGGTGAGCCGCTCGACGTGCGCACCCTCTACCTGGAGGAATCGCCGACCAACGCGCGGCGGGCGCACGCTCCTACCCGCACCGAACTGCAGCTCGGCGCGGAGTCCGAAACCTCGTTCTGCACGTATTTCAATGCGTTCCCGGCGAGCTACTGGCGACGCTGGAGCGTGCTCGGCGAGGTGCTGCTGCGGCTGACCCTCACCGGGCACGGCCGGGTGGACGTGTACCGGTCCAAGGCAGACGGCTCGCGGATCCATGTCCGGGGCGCCGAGTTCCGGGACGGGGAGCTCGAGTTCGAGGTGAGCCTGGCACCGTTCGAGGACGGTGGCTGGATCTGGTTCGACGTCACCACCGACACCGACGCGACGTTGGTGGAAGCGGGCTGGTACGCGAGCAGCGCGCCACCGGACGCGGGCACCATCGCGGTCGGCATGCCGACGTTCAACCGGCCGGCCGACCTGGTCACCACCCTGGCCGCGCTCGGCGCGGACCCGCTGGTCGCGGACAAGATCAGTGCGGTGATCATCGCCGACCAGGGCAGCCACAAAGTGGTGTACCAGCCGGGGTTCGCCGAGGCCGCCCGCGGCTTCGGCGATCGGCTCGCCGTGTACGACCAGCCGAACCTGGGCGGTTCCGGCGGCTACAGCCGGGTGATGTACGAAGCACTGAAAACCACCGACGCCGAATACCTCGTCTACATGGACGACGACATCGAGATCGAGCCGGACTCGATCCTGCGCGCGCTGGCGTTCGCCCGGTTCGCCCGTTCGCCGCTGCTGGTCGGCGGGCAGATGCTCAACCTGCAGGAACGTTCGCACCTGCACGTGATGGGCGAGGTGGTCGACCGCGGCATCTGGATGTGGAGCGCGCCGCCGAACGTCGAATACGACCACGACTTCGCCAAGTACCCGCTGCGCGATCGGGACAATTCCAAGCTCCTGCACCGGCGGATCGACGTCGACTTCAACGGCTGGTGGACCTGCGTGATCCCGCGCCGGGTCGCCGAGGAGATCGGCCAGCCGCTGCCGCTGTTCCTGAAGTGGGACGACGTCGAGTACGGCTTGCGCGCCCGGGAACACGGCTACCCGACGGTGACCCTGCCCGGTGCCGCCGTCTGGCACATGGCGTGGAGCGACAAGGACGACGCGATCGATTGGCAAGCCTACTTCCACCTGCGCAACCGGCTGGTGGTTGCCGCGCTGTACCAGCCGGGGGATGGGCAGGGACTGATCCGCAACAGCGTCAAGGCGACGCTCAAGCACCTGCTGTGCCTGGAGTACTCCACCGTCGCCATCCAGAACGAAGCGATCCGGGACTTCATGCGGGGGCCGGAGGCGCTGTTCGAGTTGCTGCCGACCGCGCTCGGTAAGGTCGCCGACCTGCGCCGGGAGTATCCGGACGCGGTGATCCTGCCGTCCTCCACCGAGCTGCCGTTGGCGTCCGGGGCGGGGGTCGGTGCGGTCGGTGACCCGGGCGGCACGCTCGCCAAGGTGCGCCGGCTGGGCAAGGGCATCGTGCACAACCTGCGCCGGCCGGCCGCGGCCCATCACGACCGGCCGCAGTTGAACGTGCCGACCCTGGACGCCCGCTGGTACCTGCTCTCCCAGGTGGACGGGGTCACCGTGACCACCGCGGACGGCCGCGGCGTGGTGTATCGGAAGCGAGACCCGCGAATAGCTCGCGAGTTGCTGACCGAGGCGTTGCGGCTGCGGCGGGAGTTGGCTCGGCGGTTTCCGGAGCTGAAGACCGAGT